GTTCCGGGGAAGGATCATCTTCCCGATCCGGGACATTGCGGGCAGCGTGATCGCCTTCGGCGGCAGGGTCATGGACGATGCCCTGCCCAAATACCTGAATTCCTCGGAGACGCCGCTCTACAGCAAGAGCAATACGCTGTACTGCCTGGACGCGGCCAAGGAACAGGGCCGCAAACTCGGCTATTTCATCATCGTCGAGGGGTACCTCGACGCGATCGCCTGCCATCAGTACGGCATCCGGAACGCGGTCGCAACGCTCGGCACGGCGCTCACGGAAGGCCATCTCCGGCTTCTGCGGCGGTTCGCGGACAAACTGGTGCTGATCTTCGACCCCGACCCCGCGGGAGTCCGGGCTTCCCTGCGGGGGTTCGACCTCTTTGTCGCAAGCGGGATGAAGGTGAATGTGGTCTCGCTGCCGGACAACGATGATCCGGACACGTTCCTGCAGAAGCGGGGCGCCGACGCCTTCTCCGCCCGGCTGCGCGAGTCGGTGAAGTTCATGGACTTCGTTCTTGCCCAGGTGATCAAGGACGGGTCCTCGGCATCGATCGATGAGAAGGTGGAAAGGGCCGGCGAGATGCTCGGGTTCATCGCCAAGCTGCCCAGCGGGATCGAACGGGATCACTACCTGAAAAGGACGGCGGAGGCCCTTGACCTTGATGAGGCCGTTCTCCGGCAGGAAATGCCGAAGCAGTCAAGAGGCCAGCACCATGCCGGGAAGGACAAGGCCGCGGCACCCGTCCGAGGCCAGCGCCCCAGGGCCGAAGAGATACTGATCCACCTGATGCTCAAGGATGAAAACATGGCGCGCAGGCTGGCGGAGCGCATACAGCCCGCTGATTTTACCGACCCCCTGCTGCAGCGTGCGGCAAAACGTATCTTCGAGGTTCTGTGGGCGAAGGGCAGGCTGGAGTCCCGGGCATTGCTGGTGGACGGGGATGATGAGCTGAACCATGTGATCTCACATTACTCCGTCCTGGATATGGACTACGAGGACCCGGAGAAGCACTGTGACGACTGCGTCGATGTAATCAAGCGGCACAACCACTCCCGGCGGATGAAAGCGCTCCTCGGCGCGATCAAGCAGGCCGAAGAGCAGGACGACAGGGCTGAACTGGCCCGGCTCCTGAAAGAGCAGAACGAGATGGCCCGGCAAAGGGGAAAAGGACTTTCCGGCGACAGAACGGCCTGAACGAAAGAACCGGTCGAAAGAAGGGACCGATGATCGTCAGATCCTGAAGTACACTTAGAAGGAGCACCAAAGAATGTCAAAGCGGGGCAAGGCAGAAGATCCGAAAAAACAGGCACCAGCGGCCAAAGATCGCAATAATTATGTGCCTTATGAAGAGTCCTCCGATGCGATTCCTCATGAGGACGTCTCGACGGAGCAGCTCGACAGCATCATTTCCCTGTTCGGAGACGGCGAAATCGACATCGACATGACCGACTCCCGGAACGACGGCAAGGTCCGCCAGCCGGCCGAGGAGGAGCTGGAAGAGGGCGGCGAGCATGAAGAGGCCAGCCTCGAGGAAGCGGCTGAAGAGGAGGCCGAAGAGGAGGAGGTCGAGGTCGGGCTCGGCAAGACGGACGATCCCGTCAGGCTCTACCTGAAGGAGATGGGGACCGTTCCGCTGCTGTCCAAGGAAGGCGAGGTCGCGATCGCGAAACGGATCGAGGAGGGAAAGCGGGATGCGGCGCAGATCCTGTATAACCTGCCCTTTGCCCTCCAGGACGTGCGGGATCTCGGCGATAAGCTGCGCAAGGGGAAGATCAGCATCAACGAGATCGTGCACGCCGGTGACGATGATTTTGAGGACCTCCAGAGCCAGAACGAGGAAGAGCTCCATGCCCGCGTGATCAAGCTCATTGCCGAAATCGACCGCCACAGCAAGGAGCTGGCCACGCTGATCAACCATGTCATGAGCAGCCGCTGCAGCGAGGCGCGCAAAAAAAACCTGCGGGAAAAGATCCAGACGGCGCGCTTCGCGCTGTTCGACAAGCTGGAAGCGCTGAACATCCATTGCCGCCAGACCGACCGGC
This genomic interval from Nitrospirota bacterium contains the following:
- the dnaG gene encoding DNA primase; its protein translation is MFSDDIISRVRDSIDIVDLVSGYVSHKKTGKNHTGLCPFHAEKTPSFSVNPDKQIFHCFGCGAGGDAFKFLELQEGLNFPEAVRKLADRVGISLPAESRSRSSDKKSSEERAALLTIVAEAAAYFQKELAGSTGSAARAYVNKRGVSDQIVKEFGLGFARNEWDGLLRYLRQRGYQPGQIERAGLVVKRSEGEGHYDRFRGRIIFPIRDIAGSVIAFGGRVMDDALPKYLNSSETPLYSKSNTLYCLDAAKEQGRKLGYFIIVEGYLDAIACHQYGIRNAVATLGTALTEGHLRLLRRFADKLVLIFDPDPAGVRASLRGFDLFVASGMKVNVVSLPDNDDPDTFLQKRGADAFSARLRESVKFMDFVLAQVIKDGSSASIDEKVERAGEMLGFIAKLPSGIERDHYLKRTAEALDLDEAVLRQEMPKQSRGQHHAGKDKAAAPVRGQRPRAEEILIHLMLKDENMARRLAERIQPADFTDPLLQRAAKRIFEVLWAKGRLESRALLVDGDDELNHVISHYSVLDMDYEDPEKHCDDCVDVIKRHNHSRRMKALLGAIKQAEEQDDRAELARLLKEQNEMARQRGKGLSGDRTA